From Xyrauchen texanus isolate HMW12.3.18 chromosome 9, RBS_HiC_50CHRs, whole genome shotgun sequence, the proteins below share one genomic window:
- the LOC127649369 gene encoding putative transferase CAF17 homolog, mitochondrial: MHKLAVFGSAVRVFVTGSSVLHAQSFLLSSCLRHESVSRTPIRKHSQDQPKHTAGHLTCYSLPHRTLINISGHDTNSFLQGIITNDMALLGEDELKAMYAHMLNVQGRTLYDIIIYSLKDNPSGLNGVLLECDSTVQNSIIRHLKVYKIRRKVNISHCPSLSLWALFPQNKDEVLGNSKPDVTAADKVLLLEQDPRTELMGWRMITNSEVNPMEIISACQQGNTEEYHRHRYEIGLPEGVKDLPSGEALPLESNLVFMQGISFSKGCYIGQELTARTHHTGVIRKRLMPVTISAPAENMDQGAALETEGGKPAGKHRAGIGKLGLSLVRLAHAKEPLKMKSSDDMTVNLQASVPDWWPKNMKD, encoded by the exons ATGCATAAGCTGGCCGTGTTTGGCAGTGCTGTAAGAGTGTTCGTGACAGGGTCAAGCGTGCTCCACGCGCAGAGTTTCCTGCTGTCCTCTTGTTTGAGACATGAAAGTGTGTCCAGAACACCGATCAGAAAACACAGTCAAGATCAGCCCAAACACACTGCAGGACACTTGACTTGTTACAGCCTACCGCACAGGACTCTCATCAATATATCTGGACATGACACGAACTCTTTTCTTCAAGGAATTATCACGAATGACATGGCTCTTCTGGGAGAGGATGAACTTAAAGCCATGTATGCGCATATGCTAAATGTTCAAGGCAGGACACTGTATGACATTATCATttacag TTTGAAAGACAACCCAAGTGGACTTAATGGTGTGCTTCTGGAGTGTGACAGCACTGTACAGAACTCCATTATACGACATCTGAAAGTGTACAAGATACGTCGCAAAGTGAACATCAGCCACTGTCCAAGTCTTTCGCTTTGGGCTTTGTTTCCTCAAAATAAAGATGAAGTGCTGGGAAACTCAAAGCCAGATGTTACTGCAGCAGACAAAGTATTGTTGTTGGAACAAGACCCAAGAACTGAACTCATGGGCTGGAGAATGATAACTAATAGTGAGGTTAATCCAATGGAGATCATCTCAGCCTGTCAACAGGGCAACACTGAAGAATACCACAGACACCGCTATGAAATTG GACTTCCTGAGGGAGTCAAAGACCTCCCATCCGGTGAGGCCCTTCCGTTGGAGTCTAACCTGGTCTTCATGCAGGGAATCAGCTTCAGCAAGGGCTGCTACATCGGACAGGAGCTAACTGCCAGAACTCACCACACTGGTGTAATACGGAAGCGCCTAATGCCTGTGACCATATCTGCCCCTGCTGAGAACATGGACCAAGGGGCTGCTCTTGAGACTGAGGGGGGCAAACCAGCAGGAAAGCACAGGGCAGGAATTGGCAAGCTGGGCTTGAGCCTTGTACGCTTGGCTCATGCCAAAGAGCCCCTCAAAATGAAATCCTCTGACGACATGACAGTGAATCTACAGGCTAGTGTGCCTGACTGGTGGCCAAAAAACATGAAAGATTAA